One window of Phycisphaeraceae bacterium genomic DNA carries:
- a CDS encoding proprotein convertase P-domain-containing protein produces MRRFLALVAFAAFCSVGFAGPWQLQSLLPQLPDEARSVAQKQAFRSRIFRADFKTLREQVDVAARSGANPAAAFEVPMPDGSTQRFRIFEVPCMDPALAAQYPNLKTYAGESLETPGATVRLSLTSRGFHAMILSPEGDVFVNPAAELPTDRTEFYVSFRKEDSADQGTALDCRVIDANVAREMPSIFAQSTVARGATLNTLILGFLPTAEWSILHGGTVELALSALVEHISRISAIFERDFCVRFLLPAKQDQLIQLDPATDQLTNSSTEALFSQSSNFQRLVPNLQTNVRQIIGTFGGGVASLRSVCTPTASVANSGLAVDYPYTTMVACHELGHQFGANHTFSGAGERCGPNFGVGIEPGGGSTIMSYGRQCYPDSIVNESELMFHAFSIHEMYPDTSRCGTVTGTGNTAPVLDLPPGLVLFAPSNTPLRLPAIVSDAEGDPVTLAWAQSSPGQQYSLDAGDTGINSIIRTWLPTTDLVRVIPAWPYLLSNTNSPGEILPTKARTLEMELIGRDNHPGAGGTSWLVAPINVVVTPEPFAILSPNDSAVRSAGPMLVTWRTAGTQSAPFNLANVRISLMRDDDDRSPLVLAATTPNDGSEVVAVPDDFASPGARIIVQPVNGVFFDVSRTAFPVYPRQSPGPDIHVASSPRIADDFADGNNNGIAEVGESHVRLYLPLLNSGFGSASDVWASLESAAPTITTVVDRANWNTIASGSVAENTTPFVFAISPSHPCGTSAQFLLTVHFGDSQTLQEPIELAIGDSTEISSPQVFSYTGPAAPIPDGDAQGVSVPLEVPSLPGDLIDVKFRFDGSSSTDMNSTVVGLNHPFDGDLVITLSNPSGTSIELANRPGGVGNFGHNFAATLFDMDQIKSYIQQEIPRRAPYDGVFWPKDDLRNLIDASPLGTWTLRVADVQPGQFTEATPIIAPAVRRFSLLLTCRLPAFCAPAAAYCAGDFDHNSFVDDADFVLFAVAYDAFQTEAGDLNGDTLTDDADFVEFAAAYDRLLCP; encoded by the coding sequence ATGCGCCGATTTCTTGCGCTCGTTGCCTTTGCCGCCTTCTGCAGCGTCGGGTTCGCCGGGCCATGGCAACTCCAATCCTTGCTGCCCCAGCTCCCCGACGAGGCCCGATCAGTCGCCCAAAAACAAGCCTTTCGCTCCCGCATCTTCCGCGCCGATTTCAAGACTCTTCGCGAACAAGTGGATGTCGCTGCGAGATCGGGTGCAAATCCCGCCGCAGCCTTCGAAGTCCCCATGCCCGACGGCTCCACCCAGCGCTTCCGAATCTTCGAAGTCCCCTGCATGGACCCCGCACTCGCGGCACAATACCCAAATTTGAAAACCTACGCCGGCGAATCGCTCGAAACGCCCGGCGCGACCGTTCGCCTCAGCCTCACTTCACGCGGCTTCCACGCCATGATCCTCTCGCCGGAGGGCGATGTCTTCGTCAACCCCGCCGCCGAATTGCCGACCGATCGCACCGAGTTCTATGTTTCGTTCCGCAAAGAAGATTCGGCGGACCAGGGGACCGCGCTCGATTGCCGCGTGATCGATGCGAACGTCGCGCGCGAAATGCCATCAATCTTTGCGCAGTCCACCGTTGCCCGAGGGGCCACGCTCAACACGCTCATCCTGGGGTTCCTTCCGACCGCGGAGTGGTCGATTCTCCACGGCGGCACCGTCGAACTCGCGCTCTCCGCGCTCGTCGAGCACATCAGCCGCATCAGCGCGATCTTCGAGCGCGATTTCTGCGTCCGCTTCCTCCTCCCGGCCAAGCAGGACCAACTCATCCAGCTCGACCCCGCGACCGATCAGCTCACCAACTCCAGCACCGAAGCGCTCTTCAGTCAAAGCAGCAACTTCCAGCGCTTAGTGCCCAACCTGCAAACAAACGTGCGCCAGATCATCGGCACTTTCGGCGGCGGCGTCGCCAGCCTGCGCTCCGTTTGCACTCCGACCGCCAGCGTCGCCAATTCCGGTCTCGCCGTCGACTATCCCTACACAACCATGGTCGCCTGCCACGAACTCGGCCATCAGTTCGGCGCCAATCACACCTTCAGCGGCGCGGGAGAGCGCTGCGGACCAAACTTCGGTGTCGGAATCGAGCCCGGAGGCGGTTCCACCATCATGTCCTACGGACGCCAGTGCTACCCCGACTCGATCGTCAACGAATCCGAACTCATGTTCCACGCCTTCAGCATCCACGAGATGTACCCCGACACTTCCCGCTGCGGCACGGTCACCGGCACCGGCAACACCGCTCCAGTCTTAGATCTCCCGCCCGGTCTGGTTCTCTTCGCGCCCTCGAACACGCCGCTCCGGCTCCCCGCAATCGTCTCCGATGCCGAAGGCGATCCGGTCACGCTCGCGTGGGCCCAGTCCAGCCCGGGCCAGCAATACAGCCTCGACGCCGGCGATACCGGCATCAATTCGATCATCCGCACTTGGCTTCCCACGACAGATCTCGTCCGCGTCATCCCCGCGTGGCCCTACCTGCTCAGCAACACCAATTCTCCGGGCGAAATCTTGCCGACGAAAGCGCGCACGCTCGAGATGGAGCTCATCGGGCGCGACAATCACCCCGGCGCCGGCGGCACATCCTGGCTCGTCGCGCCCATCAACGTCGTCGTCACACCCGAGCCATTCGCAATCCTTTCGCCGAACGACTCCGCCGTCCGTTCCGCGGGCCCGATGCTTGTCACCTGGCGCACCGCAGGCACACAGAGCGCGCCGTTCAATCTCGCAAACGTGCGCATCAGCCTGATGCGTGATGATGACGATCGCAGCCCGCTCGTTCTCGCCGCGACCACGCCCAACGACGGCTCCGAAGTCGTCGCGGTCCCCGACGACTTTGCTTCGCCTGGCGCCCGCATCATCGTGCAGCCGGTGAACGGCGTGTTCTTTGATGTCTCGCGCACCGCGTTTCCCGTCTATCCGCGCCAATCGCCCGGCCCGGACATTCATGTCGCTTCATCGCCGCGCATCGCCGACGACTTCGCCGATGGAAACAACAACGGGATCGCCGAAGTGGGGGAGAGTCACGTTCGACTCTACCTGCCGTTGCTGAATTCGGGTTTCGGCAGCGCTTCCGATGTCTGGGCATCGCTCGAGAGCGCGGCGCCGACCATCACCACCGTTGTCGACCGCGCCAACTGGAACACCATCGCTTCGGGTTCCGTTGCCGAAAACACAACTCCTTTTGTCTTCGCAATCTCTCCGTCTCACCCCTGCGGCACGTCCGCCCAGTTTCTGCTCACCGTTCACTTTGGCGATTCGCAGACGCTTCAGGAGCCGATCGAGCTCGCCATCGGCGACAGCACCGAGATCAGCTCGCCGCAAGTCTTCTCCTATACCGGTCCCGCTGCGCCGATCCCTGATGGCGATGCGCAGGGCGTCTCCGTACCACTCGAAGTTCCTTCTTTGCCCGGCGATCTCATCGACGTGAAATTCCGATTCGATGGCTCATCAAGCACCGACATGAATTCCACCGTCGTCGGCCTCAATCACCCGTTCGACGGCGATCTCGTCATCACGCTTTCAAACCCCAGCGGCACTTCGATCGAGCTCGCGAATCGGCCCGGAGGCGTCGGCAATTTCGGTCACAACTTCGCCGCAACGCTCTTCGACATGGACCAGATCAAGTCGTACATCCAGCAGGAGATTCCCCGCCGCGCACCCTACGACGGCGTCTTCTGGCCCAAAGACGATTTGCGCAATCTCATCGATGCAAGCCCGCTCGGCACCTGGACTCTCCGCGTCGCCGATGTTCAGCCCGGCCAATTCACCGAGGCAACGCCGATCATCGCGCCCGCCGTTCGCCGCTTCAGCCTTCTGCTCACCTGCCGCCTGCCCGCTTTCTGCGCGCCCGCCGCGGCGTACTGCGCCGGCGATTTCGATCACAACAGCTTCGTTGATGATGCGGACTTCGTTCTCTTCGCTGTTGCCTACGACGCGTTCCAAACGGAAGCCGGCGATCTCAACGGCGACACGCTCACCGACGATGCCGATTTCGTTGAGTTCGCGGCAGCTTACGACCGTCTCCTTTGTCCATGA